The Halalkalibacter krulwichiae genome has a segment encoding these proteins:
- the dnaN gene encoding DNA polymerase III subunit beta produces the protein MRFSINRDRFVQDVQNVTKAVSSRTTIPILTGIKIVADHEGITLTGSDSDISIETFIPLEEEGTEIVKIEEQGSIVLQARFFAEIVKKLPGENIELIVQDQFATTIRSGSSVFNLNGLDPEEYPRLPQLEEDLLFRLPQDMLKNVIRQTVFAVSTQETRPVLTGVNLETDEGVLICTATDSHRLAMRKTTIEKNDEGLTFSNVVIPGKSLTELSKIIEDNNELIDVVVTENQVLFKMKNLLFFSRLLEGKYPVTKSMIPTQSKTTLRLKTKPFLQTLERALLLSREGKNNVINLKTLESGLVEITSISPEVGKVTENIETHMQGEEMRISFNGKNIIDALKVIDSEEIDIVFTGAMSPFVIRPIDHDHYLHLFSPVRTY, from the coding sequence ATGCGTTTTTCTATTAATCGTGACCGTTTTGTTCAAGATGTTCAAAATGTAACGAAAGCTGTATCGTCTAGAACAACAATCCCTATTTTGACTGGAATTAAAATAGTCGCTGATCATGAAGGGATTACTTTAACTGGAAGTGATTCTGATATCTCAATTGAGACATTCATCCCTCTGGAAGAAGAAGGAACAGAAATTGTCAAAATAGAAGAGCAGGGAAGCATTGTTCTTCAAGCTCGTTTTTTTGCGGAAATTGTTAAAAAGCTGCCAGGCGAAAACATTGAATTAATTGTTCAAGATCAATTCGCTACAACCATTCGTTCCGGTTCATCTGTTTTTAATTTGAATGGCTTAGACCCAGAAGAGTACCCTCGTTTGCCGCAACTAGAAGAAGATTTATTGTTTCGCTTACCGCAAGATATGTTGAAAAATGTTATTAGACAAACGGTATTCGCGGTGTCCACTCAGGAAACACGCCCGGTGTTGACAGGTGTAAACTTAGAGACTGACGAAGGGGTGTTAATCTGTACTGCAACAGATAGTCACCGCCTAGCAATGAGGAAAACGACTATTGAGAAAAATGATGAAGGACTAACTTTTTCGAACGTTGTTATCCCAGGGAAAAGTTTAACGGAGTTAAGTAAAATCATTGAAGACAATAATGAGTTAATTGATGTTGTTGTAACGGAAAACCAAGTCTTGTTTAAAATGAAAAACCTTTTGTTCTTCTCGAGACTGTTAGAAGGAAAATACCCTGTAACAAAAAGTATGATTCCAACTCAATCAAAAACGACTTTGAGATTAAAAACAAAACCATTTTTACAAACATTGGAAAGAGCATTGCTTTTATCTAGAGAAGGAAAAAATAACGTTATTAATTTAAAAACGTTAGAAAGTGGGCTTGTTGAAATAACATCGATTTCCCCAGAAGTTGGGAAAGTAACAGAGAATATTGAAACGCACATGCAAGGAGAGGAAATGAGAATCTCGTTCAATGGTAAAAATATCATTGATGCTCTTAAGGTTATTGATAGTGAAGAGATTGATATTGTTTTTACAGGAGCAATGAGTCCATTTGTTATTCGTCCGATTGACCACGACCATTACTTACACTTGTTTTCTCCGGTAAGGACGTATTAA